The genomic segment TAGACACCATATGCCCCTCTGCATCTTCCTGATAGCGCACAAAGGGAATTTGTGAATCATCAGAACGAAACGGCGTACCAGTGAGTGCCAACCGGTGTTCCGCATCGCGGTAAGCCTGGCTGATGCCCTCGCCCCAGCTTTTTGCATCACCACCGTGGTGGATCTCGTCCAAGATCACCAAACTGCGACGAGCCATGGTTAGTTGGTAGTGCTTAAACGGGTGCATAGACACCTGGGCATACGTCACACAGATGCCGTCATAAGCAGGGTTGATGCTGCCTGAGTTTTTAAACTCAGGGTCTAATGCCAGCCCGACGCGAGCTGCAGCATGTGACCACTGCACTTTGAGGTGTTCGGTGGGCACGACAACAATAATTCGATCAACCGTGCGGGATGCTTTTAATTCCGTGGCCACGCGCAACGCAAACGTGGTTTTACCTGCGCCGGGGGTTGCCACGGCCAGGAAATCACGGGGTTTATTTGCTAGAAATTTATCCAGAGCTGCACGCTGCCACGCTCTTAGATTAGAACTCACTTCTTACGCATACCCTTAAAAATTCTCTCGCAATCCGGGCACACAGGTGAGCCGGGCTTTGCTTGTTTCGTCACTGGGAAGGTGTCGCCGCATAGGGCAACAACCATGCGACCGCTCACGGCGGACTCCACGATTTGGTCCTTCTTCACGTAGTGGAAGAACTTCGGGGTGTCGTCGCTAGTCGCGTTATCTTCCCTGACATCGGGACGTTCAATGGTCTTCGTTGTTGTTCTCACTTAAACCATCATGCCCCAGATTCCTCCGTTGTCACTAAACGGACTACCCTGTTCGATATGAACCAGCGAAAAGACCGACATGACCGGTCTTCCGGCGAGTCGGAGCATTCGCCCAACAGTCGCTTAAAGAAGTTATTCCACCGCAATGAAGTCTTACTTGTGACGGATAAAAAACGCACGCCCATGCAGGATATGCGTCGACGTCGGCGTATTTACAATGTCATTCAAGCCGCGCGTATCCCGTTGCTGATTTTGGCGGGCGTGTCGTGGATCATGTGGCATGCCTGGTTTTTGGCGGTTGTGTTATTTATCATCTCAGTACCCCTGCCGTGGGTGGCCGTGGTGATTGCAAATGGGCAAGGCGATCCGCGGGATCCGCGCGAGAAAAACGTCTATAAGCCGGCTCTTGTACGGGAGATGAATGAACGGGCACGATTGGAAGCCCAGCAGGCCCCACAGTTGGATAACCGCTCTCAAGAAGTAGATATTAGGCGCAGCTTTGATGGATTAATCATCGATGCTCAAGAAGAAGAAAACGATACATAAATGACTCACGCTAGAACCTCACTCACCGAGGCTGCTGCAGCCCTGAAAAGTCGCTTCCGCGAGATCGGTTACACCACCACTGGCATCAATAATATGCTGGGCCCCGATTTCACGGCGTCCATGCACGCGGGTCAGCCGGCGGCTGTACGCTTCCACCTGGATTCCTTGCCGGAATCGGAGCTGAGCCTCGCCCTACGGGCGTTTGTACTACGCGACCAGGTGCGCGTCGATAAGCTTGCTAGCTTGCTCGGGGACGTGCTCGGGATGCTTGTCGACGCCTCCCTCGTGGACATCACGGGCGATTATGCACAATTTTTGATCGATATTCGCCCGCATTTGATCGCAGGGCGCCAGCAGTGGGTCTTTTCCGATGCGGATGCCTCCATGACTCAGCATGTTCCAGGCCCCGATCATGTATTGGGCGTGGGTGCGGCAAGTTTGTCTCTTTTGCAGGCCACTCCCACCTCCCCTGTTGATACTGTCTTGGATTTGGGTACCGGCTCTGGCATCCAGGTCTTGGGGCAGGCTGGCTGCGCACAAAAAATCACAGCAACCGATGTGCATCCTCGCGCCCTAGATTTCGCTGAAGCCACACTGGTTGATTCCGGTATCTCCACCGAATTGCTCGAAGGCAGCTGGTTTGAACCGGTGCGTGGTCGATTCTTTGACCGCATCATCGCCAACCCTCCTTTCGTTGTCGGCCCACCAGAAATCGGACACGTCTACCGCGATTCCGGCATGGATCTAGACGGTGCAACAGCATTGGTGGTTAAAGAGGCCTGCGCGCACCTGAAACCTGGAGGCACCGCGCATTTGCTTGGCGCCTGGGTGCACTCTGCTGATCAATCCTGGCAGCAACGCGTTGCAGAATGGCTTCCTGATCATGGCTATGTAGCGTGGATTATTGAACGTGATGCCGTAAGCCCGGCGCAGTACGTGGGCACCTGGCTGGCCGATGAATCCCTCGATTTGCGCAGCCCAGAAGCAGCATCGCGTACCACAGAATGGCTCAATCACTTCGCGAAGGCCAACGTTACAGGTGTCGGCTTTGGC from the Corynebacterium crudilactis genome contains:
- a CDS encoding methyltransferase; translation: MTHARTSLTEAAAALKSRFREIGYTTTGINNMLGPDFTASMHAGQPAAVRFHLDSLPESELSLALRAFVLRDQVRVDKLASLLGDVLGMLVDASLVDITGDYAQFLIDIRPHLIAGRQQWVFSDADASMTQHVPGPDHVLGVGAASLSLLQATPTSPVDTVLDLGTGSGIQVLGQAGCAQKITATDVHPRALDFAEATLVDSGISTELLEGSWFEPVRGRFFDRIIANPPFVVGPPEIGHVYRDSGMDLDGATALVVKEACAHLKPGGTAHLLGAWVHSADQSWQQRVAEWLPDHGYVAWIIERDAVSPAQYVGTWLADESLDLRSPEAASRTTEWLNHFAKANVTGVGFGFIAIQRLEEEDAELKSDILAESMTQYFEDPLGPEVAEYFARTSWLREQTRDSILESRYKVRPGVAREDISLADAEEGMGFSSVTLRLTRTDGPRWSHDVDQHVAAIVAGLNPHGLPFEEILEMFAMAQGIDGEALHNSAIAALVDLIRHGLVLPADLLDS
- a CDS encoding DUF3099 domain-containing protein, translating into MTDKKRTPMQDMRRRRRIYNVIQAARIPLLILAGVSWIMWHAWFLAVVLFIISVPLPWVAVVIANGQGDPRDPREKNVYKPALVREMNERARLEAQQAPQLDNRSQEVDIRRSFDGLIIDAQEEENDT
- a CDS encoding DUF3039 domain-containing protein, producing MRTTTKTIERPDVREDNATSDDTPKFFHYVKKDQIVESAVSGRMVVALCGDTFPVTKQAKPGSPVCPDCERIFKGMRKK